Proteins encoded in a region of the Gemmatimonadaceae bacterium genome:
- a CDS encoding phosphatase PAP2 family protein, with amino-acid sequence MGAGVAIAGAQATIAPPAPAAAGPATHAPSPVTWKDARLLGAFTLASVLVMPADRDGQRLMQRRWVQESPLFSHGADLFNAYGSPGVIAGSAVLYAAGWATGRSNVARLGMRAGEAVVLSGIVTGGIKGFAGRARPFASPGEPGNFRLLSGVHDATRQSFPSGHTTAAFAFASAASRELRMSHPSTTRWAAPALYTAAALTGLARMHADKHWASDVILGAGIGVVSGRVIARYHADRPGNWLDRHLLPRDPR; translated from the coding sequence TTGGGGGCTGGGGTCGCCATCGCCGGGGCGCAAGCGACGATCGCCCCGCCGGCGCCAGCCGCCGCGGGGCCGGCGACGCACGCGCCGTCTCCTGTAACGTGGAAGGATGCCCGGCTGCTCGGCGCCTTCACGCTCGCATCCGTCCTCGTGATGCCGGCGGACCGCGACGGCCAGCGATTGATGCAACGGCGGTGGGTGCAGGAATCGCCGTTGTTCTCGCACGGGGCCGACCTCTTCAATGCGTACGGCAGCCCTGGGGTCATCGCCGGTTCGGCCGTGCTCTATGCGGCCGGCTGGGCGACCGGGCGTTCGAACGTTGCGCGCTTGGGGATGCGCGCCGGCGAGGCCGTCGTGCTGAGCGGCATCGTCACCGGGGGGATCAAGGGTTTCGCCGGGCGGGCGCGGCCATTTGCGAGCCCGGGAGAGCCCGGCAATTTTCGCCTGCTCTCGGGCGTGCATGACGCCACGCGGCAGTCGTTTCCGTCCGGACACACGACCGCGGCATTCGCGTTCGCGAGCGCCGCATCGCGCGAACTGCGAATGTCGCATCCCTCCACCACACGCTGGGCCGCGCCGGCGCTGTACACGGCGGCCGCACTCACCGGTCTGGCGCGGATGCATGCCGACAAGCACTGGGCCAGCGACGTCATCCTCGGCGCCGGGATCGGCGTGGTGAGCGGCCGAGTGATTGCGCGCTACCACGCCGATCGCCCCGGCAACTGGCTCGACCGGCACCTGCTGCCGCGCGACCCGCGATGA